In Streptomyces chartreusis, the following proteins share a genomic window:
- a CDS encoding dihydrodipicolinate synthase family protein, producing MIPTPLTGVVPPVCTPLTPDREVDVPSLRRLIDHLMEGGVHGLFVLGSTSEVAYLTDRQRRLVVDTAVRHTAGRLPVLAGVIDMTTPRVLDHVHEVTEAGADAVVATAPFYARTHPAEIAHHYRLIATACPVPVIAYDLPSGVHTKLPAEVVLDLAAEGVLAGLKDSSGDLAGFREVVMGVRNRPDLKGFSVLTGSELIVDAALAVGADGAVPGLANVDPAGYVRLDRLYRSGDRESARAEQERLCALFGMVTVGDTERMGGSSSALGAFKAALHLRGVIDCPATAEPQVPLSPEEVERVGKFLAGAGLL from the coding sequence CCGCTCACCGGTGTCGTCCCGCCCGTCTGCACGCCCCTGACACCGGACCGCGAGGTGGACGTCCCGTCACTGCGCAGGCTGATCGACCATCTGATGGAGGGCGGGGTGCACGGCCTGTTCGTGCTCGGCTCGACGTCGGAGGTGGCGTATCTGACGGACCGGCAGCGGCGGCTGGTGGTGGACACGGCCGTACGGCACACCGCCGGGCGGCTCCCGGTCCTGGCCGGCGTGATCGACATGACGACGCCGCGGGTCCTGGACCACGTACACGAGGTCACGGAGGCCGGCGCGGACGCTGTGGTGGCGACGGCCCCGTTCTACGCGCGCACCCACCCCGCCGAGATCGCCCACCACTACCGGCTGATCGCGACGGCCTGCCCGGTCCCGGTCATCGCCTACGACCTGCCGTCCGGCGTGCACACCAAGCTGCCCGCCGAGGTCGTCCTGGACCTGGCCGCCGAGGGTGTGCTGGCGGGCCTGAAGGACTCCAGCGGCGATCTGGCCGGTTTCCGCGAGGTCGTCATGGGCGTCCGCAACCGGCCCGACCTCAAGGGCTTCAGCGTGCTGACGGGCTCCGAGCTCATCGTGGACGCGGCTCTCGCGGTCGGCGCCGACGGGGCGGTGCCGGGCCTGGCGAACGTCGACCCGGCGGGCTACGTCCGCCTCGACCGCCTGTACCGCTCCGGCGACCGGGAGTCGGCCCGAGCCGAGCAGGAACGGTTGTGCGCCCTGTTCGGGATGGTGACCGTCGGCGACACCGAGCGGATGGGCGGCAGCTCCTCGGCGCTGGGCGCGTTCAAGGCGGCACTGCACCTGCGGGGCGTCATCGACTGCCCGGCGACAGCGGAGCCTCAGGTGCCGCTGTCGCCGGAGGAAGTCGAACGGGTGGGGAAGTTCCTGGCCGGAGCGGGGCTGCTCTAG
- a CDS encoding sensor histidine kinase has translation MAAINRDPMTAPHRTRNDALLAAGWAVLATAMALLADDGRRPDALGWALLLVAHVPLVWRRHRPVPVLLAVMACIAPYHALDNNHAAPIFATMVVLYTVAATGTVRRTLLTGGGVLGVTLILNGITNPDGTAELLRISGWVFAFLFCGIDVRYYRQYFAAVVERAERAERTREEEARRRVAEERLRIARDLHDLLAHSITLIGVQTSVAAHVLAADPERLDRATIAKSLDDIAETCRTARGEVRGTLEVLREQGVAGETRGPLPGLDGLPDLVEAARLAGARVESDVRVREAPPAVGAAVYRIVQEALTNAVRHAGPEPAVRVSLYEEMGALRLSVADDGRAAPCAQSPGYGLVGMRERARSVGGTLDAGPRDEGGFEVSAVLPTGTGLPEESRVSVGTGREGE, from the coding sequence ATGGCGGCGATCAACCGCGACCCCATGACCGCCCCGCATCGCACCCGCAACGACGCCCTGCTGGCCGCCGGGTGGGCCGTCCTCGCCACGGCGATGGCCCTGCTCGCCGACGACGGGCGTCGACCCGACGCGCTCGGCTGGGCTCTGCTGCTGGTGGCCCATGTGCCCCTCGTGTGGCGGCGCCACCGTCCGGTGCCGGTCCTGCTCGCGGTGATGGCCTGCATCGCTCCGTACCACGCCCTCGACAACAACCACGCCGCGCCCATCTTCGCGACCATGGTCGTGCTGTACACGGTCGCGGCAACCGGCACGGTGCGCCGCACTCTGCTCACCGGCGGCGGCGTCCTCGGCGTGACACTGATCCTCAACGGCATCACCAACCCCGACGGGACGGCGGAGCTCCTGCGGATATCGGGCTGGGTCTTCGCGTTCCTCTTCTGCGGCATCGACGTGCGCTACTACCGCCAGTACTTCGCCGCCGTCGTCGAACGCGCCGAGCGCGCCGAACGCACCCGCGAGGAGGAGGCCCGCCGCCGCGTCGCCGAGGAGCGCCTGCGCATCGCACGGGACCTGCACGACCTGCTGGCCCACAGCATCACCCTCATCGGCGTGCAGACGTCGGTGGCCGCGCACGTCCTGGCGGCCGACCCCGAGCGGCTGGACCGCGCGACGATCGCCAAGTCGCTCGACGACATCGCCGAGACCTGCCGCACGGCTCGCGGTGAGGTGCGCGGCACCCTGGAAGTCCTGCGCGAACAGGGCGTCGCGGGCGAGACACGCGGGCCGCTGCCCGGACTGGACGGACTGCCCGACCTGGTGGAGGCGGCGCGGCTCGCAGGGGCGCGGGTGGAGTCCGACGTACGGGTGCGGGAGGCGCCGCCCGCGGTGGGGGCGGCGGTCTACCGGATCGTGCAGGAGGCGCTGACGAACGCGGTCCGGCACGCGGGACCCGAACCGGCCGTGCGCGTCTCGCTGTACGAGGAGATGGGCGCCCTGCGGCTGTCGGTCGCCGACGACGGCCGTGCCGCGCCCTGCGCGCAGAGCCCCGGCTACGGTCTGGTCGGGATGCGTGAACGGGCCCGCAGCGTGGGTGGCACACTCGACGCCGGGCCGCGCGACGAGGGGGGTTTCGAGGTGAGCGCCGTACTGCCCACCGGGACCGGACTGCCCGAGGAGAGCCGGGTGTCCGTCGGGACCGGCCGGGAGGGGGAGTGA
- a CDS encoding response regulator, with the protein MMIRVLLADDQTLVREAFAMLVESAPDMEVVGQAATGREAAELARTSRPDLVVMDIRMPDLDGIEATRLIAADEDLAGVRVLVLTTYDTDENIVDALRAGASGFLVKDTRPAELLDAIRTVTAGDSLLSPGPTARLIERFLRSPSAPAAGGPECLSEREREVLTLVARGLNNTEIAEALGLSPLTAKTHVSRIMGKLGARDRAQLVVVAYESGMVTPGNL; encoded by the coding sequence GTGATGATCCGCGTCCTGCTCGCGGACGACCAGACGCTCGTCAGGGAGGCGTTCGCGATGCTGGTCGAGTCGGCGCCGGACATGGAGGTCGTCGGCCAGGCGGCCACCGGCCGGGAGGCCGCGGAACTGGCCCGCACCTCGCGCCCCGACCTCGTCGTGATGGACATCCGCATGCCCGACCTCGACGGCATCGAGGCGACCCGGCTGATCGCGGCCGACGAGGACCTGGCCGGGGTGCGCGTGCTGGTGCTGACCACCTACGACACCGACGAGAACATCGTGGACGCGCTGCGGGCCGGCGCCTCCGGGTTCCTCGTGAAGGACACCCGCCCGGCCGAACTCCTCGACGCCATCCGTACGGTGACCGCGGGCGACTCCCTGCTGTCGCCGGGACCGACCGCACGGCTGATCGAGCGGTTCCTCCGCAGCCCCTCGGCACCCGCGGCCGGCGGGCCCGAATGCCTGTCCGAACGTGAACGCGAAGTGCTGACGCTGGTCGCGCGCGGGCTCAACAACACGGAGATCGCGGAAGCGTTGGGACTCAGTCCGCTCACGGCCAAGACCCATGTCAGCCGCATCATGGGCAAGCTCGGGGCGCGGGACCGGGCACAGCTGGTCGTCGTGGCGTATGAGTCAGGGATGGTGACTCCGGGGAACCTGTGA
- a CDS encoding sialidase family protein: MTLLSRTLLATAVLLTAPLTTAGTASAAPGCTSSVPYVSGEGGYDTYRIPATVTTALGTVLAFAEGRHDGAGDTGDIDVVLRRSLDGGCTWGPVAVVAAGDGDTRGNPAPVVDPLTGAVVLVTSYNSGDVTEAQIMRGEATAEQSRRVFVQRSTDDGRSFGSPRDVTGDVKPANWRWYATGPGHAIALRHGRHAGRLVVPSNHSVAPPAGSGHTGQEARYYGAHAIYSDDGGRTWQTGFVDETYDGYSNANESTAAELPDGRVYFNSRDQNGTSAGNRLDSVSSDGGESLDRPYTMQPSLNDVPVVEGSVLQLPGAGAPLLFSGPSVPTARQSMAVWRSTNGGATFTKVLTLSQQRAAYSDLVRLDGQTVGLLYETGQSGTYETIEFRRLPVTELS, from the coding sequence ATGACCCTCCTGAGCCGCACACTCCTGGCCACCGCGGTACTGCTGACCGCCCCGCTCACCACCGCCGGCACCGCCTCGGCGGCCCCCGGCTGCACGTCCTCCGTGCCGTACGTCTCGGGCGAGGGCGGCTACGACACGTACCGCATCCCGGCGACGGTCACGACCGCGCTGGGCACGGTGCTGGCCTTCGCCGAGGGCCGGCACGACGGGGCCGGTGACACCGGCGACATCGATGTCGTCCTCAGACGGTCCCTGGACGGCGGCTGCACCTGGGGACCGGTCGCGGTGGTCGCCGCCGGGGACGGGGACACGCGGGGCAACCCGGCGCCGGTGGTGGACCCGCTCACCGGCGCGGTCGTGCTGGTCACCTCCTACAACAGCGGGGATGTGACGGAGGCGCAGATCATGCGGGGCGAGGCGACGGCGGAGCAGAGCCGCCGGGTGTTCGTGCAGCGCAGCACGGACGACGGGCGGAGCTTCGGCTCGCCCCGCGATGTCACGGGGGACGTGAAGCCGGCGAACTGGCGCTGGTACGCGACCGGCCCCGGGCACGCGATCGCGCTCCGGCACGGCAGGCACGCGGGCCGGCTGGTGGTCCCCTCGAACCACTCGGTGGCCCCGCCGGCGGGCTCCGGCCACACCGGGCAGGAGGCCAGGTACTACGGCGCCCACGCCATCTACAGCGACGACGGCGGGCGTACGTGGCAGACGGGCTTCGTCGACGAGACGTACGACGGCTACAGCAACGCCAACGAGTCCACCGCCGCCGAACTCCCCGACGGCAGGGTGTACTTCAACTCCCGCGACCAGAACGGCACGAGCGCGGGCAACCGCCTCGACAGCGTCTCCAGCGACGGCGGCGAGAGTCTGGACCGGCCGTACACGATGCAGCCCTCGCTGAACGACGTGCCGGTGGTCGAGGGCAGCGTTCTCCAACTCCCGGGCGCCGGCGCCCCGTTGCTGTTCTCCGGTCCGTCCGTGCCCACCGCCCGGCAGTCGATGGCCGTGTGGCGCAGCACGAACGGCGGGGCGACCTTCACGAAGGTACTGACGCTGTCGCAGCAGCGGGCGGCGTACTCCGACCTGGTGCGGCTCGACGGGCAGACGGTCGGGCTGCTGTACGAGACGGGGCAGTCGGGCACCTACGAGACGATCGAGTTCCGCCGGCTGCCGGTCACCGAGCTGAGCTAG